In the genome of Lacerta agilis isolate rLacAgi1 chromosome 2, rLacAgi1.pri, whole genome shotgun sequence, one region contains:
- the CSF1R gene encoding macrophage colony-stimulating factor 1 receptor, with protein MGTFIPGPVGPAILMLLVAADIWHGSASPTISPNLPTVIVDKGDPVRLLCSGNSSVEWVGIKNESNIMMYTNGTLYIPKASYKEMKSYQCAYVNRTSEETASVSLCVKDRSSAWCLLKNFIRVTEGEDAVLPCLIANPELASNVTLWTDSHNISSGFSFSAQEGIRMHRVNMSDKNFYKCRALVQGQWVDSRKIGLIVEASTLSVTIKMKDHVRLRGELFNITCRISSRSHSYEAKWTYPSTAIVSLFPMEGYNVTSRKYFTDHTLSIPAVRLEDTGEYTCLGTNSAGTSNSSATLRVIESGYVHFSTIQNRSQERNLHSSLNLHVLIEAYPRPHTQRWTYMNPSRSSENFPLNVEMTSGNNRYNNTLKLNRMEQKNGGIYTFFADNGEANASITFNISVKTSPTAKLMDNSSGSLWCEASGYPAPHIEWYELPRNLHPDRCDQGGILLMKDTSPEITQEIPFGRVTSKSILKIDEMLHNVTYCCLAINNMGNGSSFGPSVRYIASEPLSEFPKPILLACAGTMFLLLLCIIFLLYKYKQKPKYQVRWKIIEACEGNNYTFIDPTQLPYNEKWEFPRNNLQFGKTLGAGAFGKVVEATAFGLGKEDSVLKVAVKMLKSTAHTDEQEALMSELKIMSHLGHHDNIVNLLGACTHGGPVFVITEYCPYGDLLNFLRKKAECLIIQDLTFESSLDSMAADYKNMYLGKKYIRSDSGIGTQCLDSYLEMRPVTASGSMPPNGRSSVSGEDMDGHPLDLYDLLHFSNQVAQGMAFLASKNCIHRDLAARNVLVADGRVAKICDFGLARDIMNDANYVVKGNARLPVKWMAPESIFECVYTVQSDVWSYGILLWEIFSLGRSPYPGMKVNSKFYSLVKQGYHMGRPEFAPEDMYNIMTACWNMEPTQRPTFSQISTFLQKQLDTSKEQGYTNLPTSAEEDSGCEPSSYCEDESCDTGESIQLLLNSNNYQFC; from the exons ATGGGCACGTTTATTCCAGGGCCAGTGGGCCCAGCCATCCTGATGCTCTTGGTAGCAGCTGATATCTGGCATG gTTCAGCCTCTCCTACCATCAGCCCTAATCTCCCCACTGTGATTGTGGACAAGGGAGACCCGGTAAGGTTGCTTTGCTCCGGGAATTCTAGCGTGGAGTGGGTCGGCATAAAGAATGAGTCTAACATCATGATGTACACCAATGGCACCCTCTATATACCCAAGGCCAGTTACAAGGAAATGAAAAGCTACCAGTGTGCTTATGTTAACCGTACCAGTGAGGAAACAGCATCTGTATCTCTCTGTGTGAAAG ATCGCAGCTCAGCCTGGTGTCTTCTTAAAAACTTCATTAGAGTGACAGAAGGTGAGGATGCGGTGCTGCCATGCTTGATCGCTAACCCAGAATTGGCAAGCAATGTTACCCTGTGGACGGATTCGCACAACATCTCCTCTGGATTCTCTTTCAGCGCTCAAGAGGGAATACGTATGCACAGAGTAAACATGAGTGATAAAAACTTCTACAAGTGCCGTGCCCTTGTGCAAGGACAGTGGGTGGATTCACGAAAAATAGGCCTTATTGTTGAAG CAAGCACCTTATCTGTCACAATTAAAATGAAAGATCATGTGAGACTACGAGGAGAACTTTTCAATATCACCTGCAGAATAAGTTCCCGTTCCCATTCCTATGAGGCAAAGTGGACCTATCCTTCCACTGCAATt GTCAGCTTGTTTCCAATGGAAGGTTATAATGTGACCTCTAGAAAATACTTCACAGACCACACCCTGTCCATTCCAGCAGTACGGCTAGAAGACACTGGGGAATATACTTGCTTGGGAACCAATTCCGCAGGAACTAGTAATTCTTCAGCCACCCTCCGGGTGATAG agAGTGGCTATGTGCATTTCTCCACCATACAGAACAGAAGCCAAGAGAGAAATTTGCACAGCAGCCTGAACCTGCATGTGCTCATTGAGGCTTATCCTAGACCTCACACACAGAGATGGACATACATGAACCCATCAAGAAGCTCTGAGAATTTCCCACTCAATGTGGAAATGACTTCTGGCAACAACAG gTACAACAATACGCTCAAACTGAACCGGATGGAGCAAAAGAATGGtggaatatacacattttttgcagatAATGGTGAAGCCAACGCATCCATCACCTTCAACATCTCAGTGAAAA CTTCCCCTACAGCTAAACTGATGGACAACAGCTCTGGCAGCCTTTGGTGCGAAGCCAGTGGTTATCCTGCTCCACACATTGAGTGGTATGAATTGCCTCGCAATCTTCATCCAGACAG ATGTGACCAAGGTGGAATACTGCTTATGAAAGACACCAGCCCAGAGATAACGCAAGAAATTCCCTTTGGAAGAGTGACATCAAAGAGCATCCTCAAAATTGATGAGATGCTGCACAACGTGACATACTGCTGCCTAGCAATTAATAACATGGGGAATGGATCCAGTTTCGGTCCATCGGTTCGGTACATAG CATCTGAACCCCTGAGCGAATTCCCCAAACCAATTCTTCTTGCATGTGCTGGGACGATGTTTTTGCTGCTTCTGTGTATCATCTTCCTACTCTACAAGTATAAACAG AAACCAAAGTACCAAGTCCGTTGGAAGATCATTGAGGCCTGTGAGGGAAACAATTACACTTTTATTGATCCCACCCAGCTTCCTTACAATGAGAAATGGGAATTTCCCAGGAACAACCTGCAATTTG gaaagacccttggagctggagctTTTGGAAAGGTGGTTGAGGCCACTGCTTTTGGACTTGGGAAGGAAGATTCTGTCCTGAAGGTGGCTGTGAAAATGCTTAAAT CAACAGCACATACTGATGAGCAAGAAGCCCTCATGTCAGAACTGAAGATCATGAGCCATTTAGGTCACCATGACAACATCGTCAACCTGCTGGGAGCATGTACACATGGAG gCCCTGTATTTGTCATCACTGAGTATTGTCCTTATGGGGACTTGCTGAATTTCCTGCGAAAGAAAGCAGAGTGTCTCATAATCCAGGATTTAACATTTGAGTCTTCTCTTGATAGCATGGCAGCAGACTATAAAAACATGTACCTTGGGAAGAAATACATCCGGAG TGACAGTGGAATCGGTACCCAGTGTTTGGACAGTTATTTGGAAATGAGACCAGTAACAGCATCAGGCTCTATGCCACCAAATG GGAGGAGCTCAGTGTCAGGAGAAGACATGGACGGCCATCCTCTCGACCTGTATGACTTGCTGCATTTCTCCAACCAGGTGGCCCAGGGAATGGCTTTTCTTGCTTCAAAAAAT TGCATCCACAGAGATTTGGCAGCAAGAAATGTGCTAGTGGCTGATGGACGAGTGGCAAAGATCTGCGACTTTGGCCTGGCCAGAGACATCATGAATGATGCTAACTATGTTGTTAAAGGCAAT GCTCGCCTGCCAGTGAAGTGGATGGCACCCGAGAGCATCTTCGAATGTGTCTACACAGTACAGAGTGATGTGTGGTCTTACGGCATCCTTCTCTGGGAGATATTCTCCCTAG GCAGGAGCCCTTATCCTGGCATGAAAGTGAACAGCAAGTTTTACAGCCTGGTAAAACAAGGATACCATATGGGCAGACCTGAGTTTGCACCAGAGGATAT GTACAACATCATGACTGCATGCTGGAACATGGAGCCCACTCAGCGGCCGACCTTCAGTCAGATTTCTACTTTCCTTCAGAAGCAACTGGATACCAGTAAGGAACAG GGTTACACAAACTTGCCAACCAGCGCTGAAGAAGACAGCGGATGTGAGCCTTCCAGCTATTGTGAAGATGAATCTTGTGACACTGGAGAGAGCATCCAACTCCTTCTGAACAGCAACAATTACCAGTTCTGTTAA